One segment of Polaribacter huanghezhanensis DNA contains the following:
- a CDS encoding SDR family NAD(P)-dependent oxidoreductase — translation MSLTAFITGATSGIGKATAELFAKNQIRLILCGRRKERLEELQKELGILTDVTTLQFDVRNKEDVFLAINSLPENFSDVDILINNAGNAHGLSSIQDGDTDDWDAMLDINVKGLLYVSKAIIPKMTAKNSGFIVNIGSIAGKEVYPNGNVYCASKHAVNALNKGMRIDLNKHNIRVCAIHPGAVETEFSEVRFKGDTEKAKSVYAGYKALQSEDIADIIHFVITRPYHVNIEDLIVYPTAQASATTIKKEVR, via the coding sequence ATGAGTTTAACTGCATTTATTACAGGAGCAACATCCGGAATCGGAAAAGCTACCGCAGAACTGTTTGCTAAGAATCAAATCCGTTTAATTCTTTGTGGAAGAAGAAAAGAACGATTAGAAGAACTTCAAAAAGAATTAGGAATACTAACTGATGTAACAACATTGCAATTTGATGTTAGAAATAAAGAAGACGTTTTTTTGGCAATCAATTCTTTGCCAGAAAACTTTAGTGATGTTGATATTTTAATCAATAACGCTGGTAACGCTCACGGATTAAGTAGCATTCAAGATGGCGATACGGATGATTGGGATGCCATGTTAGACATTAATGTAAAAGGGTTATTATATGTTTCTAAAGCGATCATTCCTAAAATGACTGCAAAAAACAGCGGATTTATTGTAAATATTGGCTCTATTGCAGGAAAAGAAGTCTATCCAAACGGAAATGTGTATTGCGCTTCTAAACACGCTGTAAATGCGTTAAATAAAGGAATGCGAATCGATTTAAACAAACACAACATTCGTGTTTGTGCAATTCACCCAGGAGCTGTTGAAACAGAATTTTCTGAAGTTCGCTTTAAAGGCGATACAGAGAAGGCAAAATCAGTGTATGCTGGCTATAAGGCGTTACAATCAGAAGATATTGCAGACATAATTCACTTTGTAATTACAAGACCTTATCATGTGAATATTGAAGATTTAATTGTGTATCCAACAGCACAAGCAAGTGCAACAACAATAAAAAAAGAGGTTCGATAA
- the atpG gene encoding ATP synthase F1 subunit gamma, with product MANLKEIRNRITSIGSTMQITSAMKMVSAAKLKKAQDAITAMRPYSSKLTELLQSLSATLESDAGGAYSNQKEVSKVLIVVITSNRGLCGGFNSYVVKETLKTIEQNYNNCTVDLLTIGKKGHGILSKTYNVIENNNDIFDDLTFDNVAVIAEKLMSLFVDGSYDKIEVVYNRFKNAATQIPTVEQFLPIKPVEGENVNANLDYIFEPSKEEIVLELIPKSLKTQLYKSIRDSFAAEHGARMTAMHKATDNATDLRDDLLLTYNKARQAAITNEILEIVGGAEALNN from the coding sequence ATGGCAAACTTAAAAGAAATACGTAATAGGATAACATCGATTGGTTCTACCATGCAGATTACTAGTGCCATGAAAATGGTATCTGCTGCTAAGTTGAAAAAAGCGCAAGATGCAATTACTGCAATGCGTCCATATTCATCTAAGTTAACCGAATTATTACAAAGCTTAAGCGCTACTTTAGAGAGTGATGCTGGTGGTGCATATTCTAATCAGAAAGAAGTTTCTAAAGTGTTAATCGTTGTAATTACCTCTAATAGAGGATTATGTGGCGGATTTAATTCTTACGTAGTTAAAGAAACACTTAAGACGATTGAGCAGAATTATAATAATTGTACTGTAGATTTACTTACTATTGGTAAAAAAGGACATGGAATTTTATCAAAAACATATAACGTTATCGAAAATAACAACGATATTTTTGATGATTTAACTTTTGATAATGTTGCTGTAATTGCAGAGAAGTTAATGAGTTTATTTGTTGATGGGAGCTATGATAAAATAGAGGTTGTTTACAATAGATTTAAAAATGCTGCAACACAAATTCCAACAGTAGAACAATTTTTACCAATAAAACCTGTAGAAGGAGAAAATGTTAATGCTAATTTAGATTACATTTTTGAACCATCTAAAGAAGAAATTGTTTTAGAATTGATTCCGAAATCTTTAAAAACACAATTGTATAAATCTATTAGAGATAGTTTTGCTGCAGAACATGGCGCTCGTATGACCGCAATGCATAAAGCAACAGACAATGCTACAGATTTACGTGATGATTTATTATTGACATATAATAAAGCTCGTCAAGCTGCAATTACAAACGAAATTCTTGAAATTGTTGGAGGGGCTGAAGCTCTAAATAATTAA